From Erigeron canadensis isolate Cc75 chromosome 8, C_canadensis_v1, whole genome shotgun sequence, one genomic window encodes:
- the LOC122579084 gene encoding dehydrogenase/reductase SDR family member on chromosome X, giving the protein MVAVKELIEALKFSCTISFWRMCFLWTFPLIVSYIRLLTQYIFTNKPIYNRCAVVPLPPSSSSSKSSVRRLPVCIITGATSGLGAAAALAVSEEGFFVVLAGRSLDKLSKVMSEIRKQSNEAHLEAFEVDLSSFSSIMRFKESLEKWLLDSDMHPSIQLLINNAGILATTSGLTAEGHDRMMGINYIGAFSLTEALLPLLKNSPIPSRIVNVTSFTHRNVSNFQAEKETVSGKHYSKSKHYPCAEIYENSKLCMLLFAYELHRQLHLTEGSYPISVMAADPGAVKTNIMREVPCYISQVAFTALQFLGLLQSPHNGISSILDASLAPPETSGLYFFGGNGRTLDSSALSYNLKLSRELWDTSCDIFQDSLLNYNRLSSNEKVD; this is encoded by the exons atggtgGCAGTAAAGGAGTTAATAGAAGCCTTAAAATTCAGTTGCACCATTTCATTTTGGAGAATGTGTTTTCTGTGGACATTCCCACTTATCGTATCTTATATAAGGTTGCTCACTCAATACATTTTTACCAACAAACCCATATATAACCGTTGTGCTGTTGTACCTTTGcccccatcatcatcatcatcgaagTCATCCGTCAGACGGTTACCGGTCTGCATCATCACTGGT GCGACATCTGGCTTGGGTGCAGCAGCTGCTCTTGCTGTTTCAGAGGAAGGCTTCTTTGTGGTCCTTG CTGGAAGATCTTTAGACAAACTGTCAAAG GTTATGTCTGAGATTAGAAAACAGAGCAATGAGGCTCATCTTGAAGCTTTTGAAGTTGACTTATCATCCTTTTCATCAATAATGAGGTTTAAAGAATCTCTTGAAAAGTGGCTTTTGGACTCAGATATGCATCCTTCAATTCAGCTCCTGATAAATAACGCCGGGATACTTGCAACAACAAGTGGACTTACTGCTGAAGGCCATGATCG AATGATGGGGATTAATTACATTGGGGCATTCTCTCTGACAGAAGCTTTACTGCCACTCCTAAAGAACAGTCCAATTCCTTCACGTATAGTTAATGTTACATCCTTTACACATCGGAATG TGTCTAACTTTCAGGCAGAGAAAGAGACTGTTTCTGGCAAGCATTATTCAAAGTCTAAGCACTACCCATGTGCTGAGATCTATGAGAACTCTAAAT TATGCATGTTACTTTTTGCATATGAACTCCATAGACAACTTCACCTCACTGAAGGATCTTATCCAATATCAGTAAT GGCCGCGGATCCTGGAGCAGTGAAAACCAACATCATGCGAGAAGTACCATgttatatctcacaagttgcttTTACTGCCCTGCAGTTTTTGGGCCTTCTGCAGTCACCTCATAATGGTATCTCTTCAATTCTAGATGCATCCCTTGCCCCTCCA GAAACATCAGGGTTATACTTTTTTGGTGGGAATGGCAGGACTCTTGATTCTTCGGCACTATCATACAACCTCAAGCTTTCAAGAGAACTGTGGGATACCTCTTGTGATATATTTCAAGATTCATTGTTGAATTACAATAGACTTTCTAGTAACGAAAAGGTTGATTAG